The following DNA comes from Tunturibacter psychrotolerans.
CTTCCCTACAGCACAGAAAACCACGCCTCCCAACAACAGATATAAAGCTGCTCTCTCAAAGCGAACTCGACTCACCACGGCTCTCCTCCTCGCAAGAAAGCGAAGCCATTATCCACCCGAATCGTCACTCAGGAAAAGATCGCGGCTTAGGAAAAAGAGGTTCTTCCGTTGTCCCTGAGCTTTTACTCCGCCGTCATCACGCGAAGGTCTTCGTCAACCGTCTCTGGCCGCCGATTCGCAGCCGTAGGCAGCGAAAGCAATCGCGCAGCCAACACAGACAGCCTTTGAATCGGAACCGAAAGCTCCTCGGCCAACGTCTTCGCATCTCCGGACACCCCGCCTGCAGCCGCCAGATACACCAGGTTCGTAATGCTTTGCAGCGGATTATTGATCCTGTGAGCCAACTCATTCGCCATCCCAGCCGCGGCACCCAGCATCGCCTGCTCCATCAGCTGTTTCTGCTGCCGCTGCTGCCTCACACCCATCGCCACAAAATCCGCCAGCACCTGCATCATCCGCACGTCGTTCCCGTCGAACGCCTCATCCCGCCCATGAGCCATAACAAAGATCGTGCCGCGAGTCTCCCCCTCATCCCACGGAAGCAGAATCCCATCGGTCACCTCAGGCGCTTCGACTCCCAACAGATCAAAGAAACGCTGCGTCACGCGAAAAAGTTGTGGCCGTCCTCGCTCCAGGCAAACGCCGCACGCACTCGGCGAACGCGGAAGCACCGCATTCAGAAATCCCGAGTACGCCCCCGCAGTCGCGACCCAATGGTAATAATCCTCATCTCTTCCGGTGTCCTGTTGGATGCTGATACCCGAACTGTCCGCGCCGCACAACTCCACCGCCGCATTCACTAGCTCCTGCAATATCGCATCGGGGTTGTCGATAAAGGCACGCGCTACCCGGCGCATCCCCTCCATCTGGGTCACAACGTCGCGCTCATGAAGATGTCTCTCCGCAAACGAAGCATCCTCAACAAGGTCGATCACCTCGAGGCCCGTATCCGCCGTAATCGAATCGACCGTACTCATCTGATAAAACCCTTTCGCCCTCTCGGCCCAACTACCTGCGCGGTCGAATCCGCAAAGAATCGAAGCCACGTCATCTCCGACTTCCGTCAGAAACCGAAGCATCCATCATACTGTTCAGGGGAGGTGTTACAGATCATAGCCCACGCCAGAAAAGAAACTCAAGAAATCTCTCTCAAACGTGGCGTATTTCCAGAACCCAAAAATTACGCGGCTTAATCACCACGCCAGCCACACACCCCACCACAACGCCACCACAAAAACACCACCGCAAAAACGCGCATTTCCCCAAAACACCCCTGAAAAACCGCCCACAAAGCGCAGTTCTCCCCCAACCCACCACGCCAGCATTTTTTTCTTAAACGTCTACCGCCGAACCGACCCTATCGAAACCGGCACCTGTTCCACGATCTCAATCCCGAACCCCTGCAGCGCCGGCACATGCGTCGGAGTATTGGTCAGCAGCCGAATCTTGTGAATCCCCAGATCCGACAGAATCTGCCCGCCCAGCCCCACCTGCCGCAGCGTTCTGTGCGCCCGGTCATCATTCCCCTCCCGAGCCCGCTGCTCCCGATGCAGCACAATCCGCGGTGGCGTCACCGCTTTATCCACGCCAAAACCCGCGCTGCCATTGTGCAGATACACCAGCGCTCCCTTGCCTTCCTCCGCAATCATCTTCAGCGATTGATCCACCACGGCCTTGCAATCACACAGCGTCGTAGAAAAAACATCCCCCGCCAGGCAGTGTGTATGCACCCTCACCGTCACCGGCTCCTCACCGCTCACATCCCCATACACCAGCGCAATATGCGACTCTCCGCCATCCACCTCGCTCTCATATGCGATCATGCGGAACTCACCATGCGCCGTAGGCACCAGAGACTCGGCCACGCGATGAATGTACCGCTCATGCTGCAGCCGATAGCGAATCAGATCCGCCACCGTCACCATCAACAGCCCATGCTCCGCGCAGAACTTCACCAGGTCCGGCACCCGCGCCATCGTCCCATCGTCGTTCATGATCTCGCAGATCACACCAGCGGTTACCAGCCCCGCCATCCGCGCCAGATCCACCGAAGCCTCTGTCTGCCCCGCCCTCACCAGCACGCCACCCTTCCGCGCACGCAGTGGAAACACATGCCCCGGCCGAGCCAGATCATGCGCCGTCGAGCGCGGGTCGATCGCAACCTTGATCGTATGAGCCCTGTCAGCAGCAGAGATCCCAGTCGTAACGCCTTCCCGCGCCTCGATGCTCTCGGTGAACGCGGTCCCAAACCGAGACGTATTCTCCTGTGTCATCGGCCCCAGCCGCAGATAATCCGCACGATCTTCCGTCAGCGTCAAACAGATCAAACCCCGGCCATACTTCGCCATAAAGTTAATGGCCTCCGGCGTAACAAACTCCGCAGCCAGCGTCAGGTCGCCTTCATTCTCGCGGTCTTCATCGTCCACGACGACCACCATCCGCCCCGCCTTGAACTCCGCTACCGCCTCTGCCACGTCAGCAAACATAGTCCCCGCCTTCCAACTGCATCTCTTTCGACGCCTCTCATATTACGTCCGACGCAAAAAAGAAGCGCCACCCACTCGGGGCAGCGCTGTCTTTTTACAACCAAATTGCAAAATTGAAACCAAACGCTTACAGCGTGGACTCGATCTCGAATCCCCACGCCTCTAAAAGAGCCTCGGGAATGTACTTCGAATTCTTGTTTCTACGGGCCCACTCACGGAGCCGAGTCGAACGAATGTACTGATCGGGTGTGAGCTTGAACTCCTTCACAACCTGCTCGAACGATGTTACCGTTGGAACAACCGGCCCAATCGGCTCAGGCTTGCCCCAGTTGGGATTTCCACGACGCTTTGCCATGTTTTCTCAGTACCTCTTCAATATTTGATTCCGCACTTCGCGTTTTACTCTCTGGGAAATTAACGCAACCTTCATTCTAAGGCATTTACACGGCAAAAGCAAGCCGCTCCGCTACCTCCCATAAGGCATTCTTGCAGTGGTTTTAGCGCTGCTGAGCCAAGCCATAGAACTTCACCAGATCAGCCTTCATTTCCTTCAACGCATCCACATTCAGATAGACCATGTGACCCGCCGGATAGTAACCAAACTGCACGTTATCAACCAGTTTCTCCGGCAGATCCATATGGCTCAGGTCGTACTCCGTTGAAAAGAATGGCGTAGCCAAATCAAAGTAACCATTGGCCGAAAACACCCGAAGCTTCGGGTTCTTCCGAATTGCATCCGCCAAATCCACCGCAACATCGGGCGCAGTCTGTTCCCCTCCACGTCCGCTCACGGCCCCGGCAGCTCTGTGCTTGAAGTCCCAGGCTTCATTCACCCCCGGCCCCGAGGTGTAATAAGGCTCCTGACTCATATACTTCAGCTCCCTCTGAAGGTACTCATGAAACGCCCCCACATACACTCCGCTGATCCCCGTATCCGACGGGTCGTAGCTCGGGTTCTCCCCCGCCGAGTCCTGGTCCCATCCCATAAACCGAGCATCATATCGACCCAGCGTTCGCTGATCCTCGCGCAACAACTCCTTGCGAAACCGCGTCGCTGAAATCCTCAGCTTGGCCTCCTTCACATACTCCACACTGAGCCCCGTAATCGCCGCCACCTTGGCCGCCATCGCATCGAACTGCGCCGCCGGCAACTTGTCCCCTTGCTGCAACGCCTCCGCATAAGGTCCCCGCGCAAACACTCTCGCTTGCTCCACCCACTCAGCCAGACTCAGGCTCGTCTTCACCTTGTGATAGTGAAACGCAATCGCCGCGAACGAAGGCAGGTACCCAACCGCCTCATAGTCCAGCCCGGAATTACGCCTGTTGTAGTTCAAAATCGACGACAGCAGCGTCACGCCATTGAACTCGACCCCATCATTCTGCAGCGCACTCACCAACCCCGCCGAACGCGTCGTTCCATACGACTCGCCAAATAAAAACTTCGGCGAATTCCACCGTTGATTCGCCGTAATGTACCGCACAATAAACTTCCTGAACGCCACAATATCCTGATCGGTCCCGGCAAAGTCTTTGACCGTTCCCTTCCCAACCGCACGCGAAAACCCCGTCAACGGCGCATCGACAAACACAAGGTCGCTCTTATCCAGAAGGCTGTATTGATTCTGCACCCATTCAAACGGAGCCGGCCCCGTTGCCTCCGGACTCTGCGTCACCACCCGCACTGGCCCGAACGATCCCATATGCAACCAGATCGTCGCCGCGCCCGGTCCGCCATTGTAGAAAAAAGTGATCGGCCGGCTCTTCGCATCCACCCCATCTTCCGTATAAGCCACGTAGAAGATGCTTCCATTCGGCTTATCCTGCTCGTCTCGTATCAGCAGATTTCCCGCGGTCGCCGTGTAGTGAACCATCCGCCCACCGGCGGCCCACTCATGCTTCGTCACCGAACTGGCCTCTGCGGGAATTGGAACGCTCGGCTCTTCCTTCTTCGGCTCGGCTTCCCCAGCATGTTGCTTACTCTCGGCAGACTGAGAGAATGCAGGCACCGACATTAACACCACCATCAATGCAACAACAGCGTATGGCATCCGAGATACCAACAAAAACTTCGAAGCCTCGGTCTGAGTCAATTCACTTCTCCGGGAGCGCTATCCAAATCCGACGCAATCCAAAACAAATTGCGGCTTTGTCGACGCGATCATCATACCTTTCCGACCGCCTCTACAAAGCCGCAATTCCGCATTCCCGGTGCTAATACTTCGGTGTTACTTACGCCGTATCAAGATGGAACGGCGTCGTATAACGCTCGACCGGATACCCCTTCGCCTTCCACGCATCCAGTCCACCCTTCAGGAACTTGATCTTGGTAAAGTTGAGCTCTAACGCTCTCTCCAGAATCATCCGGCTCGTACTCTGGCTAACGCACGTGCAATAAATCACCGACTCTTTCTCCTTCGGAATCAGCGTAGCCTCGTGAAGCACCTCCTTCGGCGGAAGCCTCCTCGCGCCAGGAATTATCTCCGAATGCGCCAGCAAATCCAGCGGCTGCCGAACATCGAACAGCAGAATATCCGCATTTTCTTCCATCAATTGCCGAAGGGAGTCCGCATCGATGCTGTGCGCCTCCAGCTCTCGCCTTCGCCGCAACTGCCTTATCCTGAAAAATCCGAACAGCAAGACCAAAAACCCAACTACGCAAATGAGAATCAGATACATTTTGGTCCTCCCAACTTCCCTGCACTATCTGATTGAAGTCCCGTGCCGAAAGATGCGATGAATTCTGCGCCAGTAACCAGATCGAGCAGTCCCAAAACCACATCCTCCTCAACAAAGTCCGCTCAAAACCGCCGCAGATGAAATTCCCCTGAAGCAAAGAGCTCTCGCCCGACCAACCTAACCATACACTTTGCACTCGCAATGACACGATTCATGCCATCTCGTTCCGACTGAAGGATCTGTTCGCGCATTTTCACTTATCGTCTCAAATCCGCAGGAAGATCCGCTTCCGATAAAGCAGACCCACGATCGACATATTAAGGCAGACAATCGTAATGGCATACGCCAGAGACGCATGGATCGGCTTCATCCACGAAGCAAAACCATACTGGTATCCCCACGCATGCAGGCTCAAGTCAGCGCCACCAGCCCTCACATGAATCCGGTCGCTCAGTGTAGTGATCACATTTGAAAGCACAAACGCGAAGATCGCATTGGTGCCAAAGATCAGCGCAGGCCGAGCCCACCACCGCCACCGCCTCATATCAAGGATCACAAAGCACACGCAAAACGCCAGCAGACTTACCCCACTGCTGAACAGCGCAAACGTACTCGTCAAAATCTTCTTATTGATAGGAAGCCAGGGCTGCAGAAACCACCCCGCCAGCACAAGCACCAACCCAGCCAAAGCCAGCCCCAATGCCTTCTGCCCATCCGAGCGTCTGCCACGCATCCACTCCCCCGCAAGCACACCGATCAAAAGCGTAGCCAACGCAGTCACCGTCGAAAGGATCCCCTCAGGGTCATACGTCACTCCGTACCCAGGCGTAGTCCCGTACGCCCACATATGCCGAGTCCCAATGATGGCGCGGTCCACATAAGCCGCAACATTGCCCACTGAATCCAGACGGCCAACTCCGAACCCAGGCACCGGCACAAGCTTCAACACCGCCCAGTACCCACCAAGAAGACAACCCGTCAAGGCTCCAATCATAAAAATGCCACGCCCACGAAATCGCCCATCGCCGCGACTCCACAGATAGATCATGCCGCCGCAAAGATAGCAGATCGCAATTCGCTGCAGAATCCCCGGAATACGCACCGTATGCAGATCGTAGTCAGGAAACCCATTCACCAGCAGGCCAATCACGAAGAGCACAACGCAGCGCGCGACGATGTGCCGAGCGAGCGTCCCGCGGTCGGCCCCACGTTCAATCCTCGCCGCGAACGAAAGCGTAATCGCAACCCCACTCATAAACAAAAAGCACGGAAAGATCATGTCGGTCGGCGTCGCACCGTTCCACTGTGCATGCAGCAACGGCCAATACACCGCGCTGTAAGTTCCGGGATCGGTCACCAGAATCATTCCAGCTATCGTCAGACCGCGCAAAACATCGAGAGACATCAACCTCGCATCGCGCACACCAACCCCGGAATCTTTCTTCTGCAAAATTAAACCCGTCATAGACGTGTCAACTTTCTACAGACAACAAAGAGCAAAGTCCATTATTTAATCGATTCAGCACATTCGGGCACCCAAACTTCAACCTGCGCTTGACCAAAGCTAAGGCTGAGATTTGAAAACATTCAGAGTCGTGCAATACCTGCTACTCTCTCTATGAATTTCGGACGACACCATGACCGCTACAAAGCTCAGCGTCATAACGTTCCTCATCGGAGTTACGGTTCAAACCGTCGTCTTCGCGAATCCAGCTTTGGCTCTCCCGCAACAGGCTTCACCCGCCGCATCATCCCCAGAAAACAAGAAGCCGGACGCACAAGCTAGTCCCAAACCGTCGCTCCCCAATCCAGATTTCTTCGGCATCTATCACGCTGGAGACGGAGTTACACCTCCGAAGCTCATCTTCTCTGTCGAGCCAGAATTCTCCGAAAAAGCGAGAAAGAAAAAGATTGGAGGCGACTGCCTAGTCTCTCTGATCGTGACTACGAACGGCACGGCAACTGACATACACGTCGCGAAATCGATCGCCGATACGGTGGCCGCGAAGCAACGTGAGGCAGCCCTCGAACTCGACCAGAACGCTGTCAAAGTCGTCGCGCAGTATCGGTTCACCCCCGCGACCTACCGCGGCACTCCTGTCCCGCATCGGTTGAACGTCGAAGTGAACTACATGATTTTCTAGCTCCACCTAACGAAGTCAAACTCCATCCAGGACTCAAGCTATCTACCTCGAGTTCCACACAAGCCGCTTCGCCCTCACGCGAAGATTATGCGAAACTCGATCTAGCAGCATGAACCTCGAAACCCTCCTCCATCAAACCTTCGGCTTCGCTGAGTTTCGCGCCAACCAGGAGGCCGTATGTCGCGCCGCTACCGATGGCCGCGACGTCCTGCTAGTCATGCCCACCGGAGCAGGAAAATCCCTCTGCTATCAGCTCCCCGCCATCGCCCGCGGTGGCACCGCCCTCGTCATCTCCCCTCTCATCGCGCTCATGGACGACCAGGCCACCAAGCTCACCGCCGCCGGCCTTCGCGTCGCCCGCATCCACTCCGGCCTCTCCCGCGACGAAGCCCGTCAAGCCTGCCGCGACTACCTCGACGGCACCCTCCAGTTCCTCTTCATCGCGCCCGAGCGCATGCGCGTCCCCAACTTCCCTGAAATGCTCGCCCGCCGCAAGCCTTCCCTCATCGCCATCGACGAAGCCCACTGCATCTCCGCGTGGGGCCACGATTTTCGCCCCGACTACCGCACCCTCGGCGACTTCCTCCCCGCCCTGCGCCCTGCCCCCGTCATCGCTCTCACCGCCACCGCCACGCCCACCGTCCAGCGCGACATCATCACCCAACTCAAACTCACCCAACCCGACCTCTTCATCCACGGCTTCCGTCGCCACAACCTCGCCATAGAGGTCGTCGAGCTCTCCAAGCCCCGCCGCAACGAGTTCACCGCCAACCTCCTCAAGGAAAAATCCAACCGCCCCGCCATCGTCTACGCACCCTCACGCAAAGCCGCCGAAGACCTCGCCTCCACACTAGGCGGATCTGCCGCCGCCTACCACGCCGGCCTCGACCCCGCCACACGCGAGCGCGTCCAGCGCCACTTCCTCTCCGGCAATTTGGAAGTAGTGGTAGCAACCATCGCCTTCGGCATGGGCATCGACAAAGCCGACGTCCGCACCGTAGTCCACACTGCACTCCCCGGCTCCGTCGAGCAGTACTACCAGGAGATCGGCCGCGCCGGACGCGACGGCAAACCCTCCCGCACCGTGCTCCTCCACTCCTTCGCCGACCGCAAGATGCACGACTTCTTCCTCGAGCGCGACTACCCCGCCATCACCGACCTCACCCGCGTTGCCGCCCTTCTCACCAGCGACTACCAGATGCCCGACCTCCTCCGTCAGCGACTCCAGATGGAAGCCGAGACCTTCGACAAGGCCGTCGAAAAACTCATCGCCCAGGGCGCCGCCAACATCGACATGGGCGGCAACGTCCGCGCTGCCGAAGACGCCCCCCGCAGCGCCGCCTGGCGCAAAGGCTACGACGAACAAATCAACTTCCGCCGCTCTCAAATCGACCGCATGGTCCAGTTCGCCGAATCCGCCCAGTGCCGCATGGCCGCGCTCATCCAGCACTTCGGCGACACCGACGACGGCCTCCGCCCCTGCGGCCACTGCGACTTCTGCGCCCCGCTGAGCGCCACAGCACAAACCTTCCGTCAACCCACCACCGAAGAAGAACGCCAACTCCGCGCCATCCTCCGCGCACTCGACGGCCAAACCCGCGCCACCGGCAAACTCCACACCGAGCTCTCCACGGGCCCCTTGCGCAACACCCCCGCCGCCGAGCGCAAAGTCTTCGACACTCTCCTCGACGCCCTCACCCGCTCCGGCCTCATCACACTGATCACCGATCAGTGGACTAATCCCGAAGGCAACGTCGTCACCTACAAAAAAG
Coding sequences within:
- a CDS encoding GAF domain-containing protein; translation: MASILCGFDRAGSWAERAKGFYQMSTVDSITADTGLEVIDLVEDASFAERHLHERDVVTQMEGMRRVARAFIDNPDAILQELVNAAVELCGADSSGISIQQDTGRDEDYYHWVATAGAYSGFLNAVLPRSPSACGVCLERGRPQLFRVTQRFFDLLGVEAPEVTDGILLPWDEGETRGTIFVMAHGRDEAFDGNDVRMMQVLADFVAMGVRQQRQQKQLMEQAMLGAAAGMANELAHRINNPLQSITNLVYLAAAGGVSGDAKTLAEELSVPIQRLSVLAARLLSLPTAANRRPETVDEDLRVMTAE
- the ribB gene encoding 3,4-dihydroxy-2-butanone-4-phosphate synthase, with the translated sequence MFADVAEAVAEFKAGRMVVVVDDEDRENEGDLTLAAEFVTPEAINFMAKYGRGLICLTLTEDRADYLRLGPMTQENTSRFGTAFTESIEAREGVTTGISAADRAHTIKVAIDPRSTAHDLARPGHVFPLRARKGGVLVRAGQTEASVDLARMAGLVTAGVICEIMNDDGTMARVPDLVKFCAEHGLLMVTVADLIRYRLQHERYIHRVAESLVPTAHGEFRMIAYESEVDGGESHIALVYGDVSGEEPVTVRVHTHCLAGDVFSTTLCDCKAVVDQSLKMIAEEGKGALVYLHNGSAGFGVDKAVTPPRIVLHREQRAREGNDDRAHRTLRQVGLGGQILSDLGIHKIRLLTNTPTHVPALQGFGIEIVEQVPVSIGSVRR
- a CDS encoding S10 family peptidase gives rise to the protein MTQTEASKFLLVSRMPYAVVALMVVLMSVPAFSQSAESKQHAGEAEPKKEEPSVPIPAEASSVTKHEWAAGGRMVHYTATAGNLLIRDEQDKPNGSIFYVAYTEDGVDAKSRPITFFYNGGPGAATIWLHMGSFGPVRVVTQSPEATGPAPFEWVQNQYSLLDKSDLVFVDAPLTGFSRAVGKGTVKDFAGTDQDIVAFRKFIVRYITANQRWNSPKFLFGESYGTTRSAGLVSALQNDGVEFNGVTLLSSILNYNRRNSGLDYEAVGYLPSFAAIAFHYHKVKTSLSLAEWVEQARVFARGPYAEALQQGDKLPAAQFDAMAAKVAAITGLSVEYVKEAKLRISATRFRKELLREDQRTLGRYDARFMGWDQDSAGENPSYDPSDTGISGVYVGAFHEYLQRELKYMSQEPYYTSGPGVNEAWDFKHRAAGAVSGRGGEQTAPDVAVDLADAIRKNPKLRVFSANGYFDLATPFFSTEYDLSHMDLPEKLVDNVQFGYYPAGHMVYLNVDALKEMKADLVKFYGLAQQR
- a CDS encoding rhodanese-like domain-containing protein; this translates as MYLILICVVGFLVLLFGFFRIRQLRRRRELEAHSIDADSLRQLMEENADILLFDVRQPLDLLAHSEIIPGARRLPPKEVLHEATLIPKEKESVIYCTCVSQSTSRMILERALELNFTKIKFLKGGLDAWKAKGYPVERYTTPFHLDTA
- a CDS encoding acyltransferase family protein; its protein translation is MTGLILQKKDSGVGVRDARLMSLDVLRGLTIAGMILVTDPGTYSAVYWPLLHAQWNGATPTDMIFPCFLFMSGVAITLSFAARIERGADRGTLARHIVARCVVLFVIGLLVNGFPDYDLHTVRIPGILQRIAICYLCGGMIYLWSRGDGRFRGRGIFMIGALTGCLLGGYWAVLKLVPVPGFGVGRLDSVGNVAAYVDRAIIGTRHMWAYGTTPGYGVTYDPEGILSTVTALATLLIGVLAGEWMRGRRSDGQKALGLALAGLVLVLAGWFLQPWLPINKKILTSTFALFSSGVSLLAFCVCFVILDMRRWRWWARPALIFGTNAIFAFVLSNVITTLSDRIHVRAGGADLSLHAWGYQYGFASWMKPIHASLAYAITIVCLNMSIVGLLYRKRIFLRI
- a CDS encoding energy transducer TonB, with amino-acid sequence MTATKLSVITFLIGVTVQTVVFANPALALPQQASPAASSPENKKPDAQASPKPSLPNPDFFGIYHAGDGVTPPKLIFSVEPEFSEKARKKKIGGDCLVSLIVTTNGTATDIHVAKSIADTVAAKQREAALELDQNAVKVVAQYRFTPATYRGTPVPHRLNVEVNYMIF
- a CDS encoding RecQ family ATP-dependent DNA helicase → MNLETLLHQTFGFAEFRANQEAVCRAATDGRDVLLVMPTGAGKSLCYQLPAIARGGTALVISPLIALMDDQATKLTAAGLRVARIHSGLSRDEARQACRDYLDGTLQFLFIAPERMRVPNFPEMLARRKPSLIAIDEAHCISAWGHDFRPDYRTLGDFLPALRPAPVIALTATATPTVQRDIITQLKLTQPDLFIHGFRRHNLAIEVVELSKPRRNEFTANLLKEKSNRPAIVYAPSRKAAEDLASTLGGSAAAYHAGLDPATRERVQRHFLSGNLEVVVATIAFGMGIDKADVRTVVHTALPGSVEQYYQEIGRAGRDGKPSRTVLLHSFADRKMHDFFLERDYPAITDLTRVAALLTSDYQMPDLLRQRLQMEAETFDKAVEKLIAQGAANIDMGGNVRAAEDAPRSAAWRKGYDEQINFRRSQIDRMVQFAESAQCRMAALIQHFGDTDDGLRPCGHCDFCAPLSATAQTFRQPTTEEERQLRAILRALDGQTRATGKLHTELSTGPLRNTPAAERKVFDTLLDALTRSGLITLITDQWTNPEGNVVTYKKAALTHEGRTLTGPLPPDLLLKDAGQAATSRKKSGTSNKAKPSKASLKAERDQTTAAYTPTQKSLEANLREWRKTEAAKTGKPAFIVFGDSVLHNLVLAAPQTISQLLTVSGIGQEKADRYGADLIALCRAEATSGIIDSSNPRVTRSPNVTSATTRALPHTKESPSRPERIEVERPAFLSTANSIPTETFTRQRATAPDPIESLTPDQQALDERLRDWRKAESERLGLPLFFVLASTTLRNIVLARPQTLTQLKSIQGLGLEKVEKFGPGIIEVCTT